A region of Flocculibacter collagenilyticus DNA encodes the following proteins:
- a CDS encoding cytochrome b: MFKNIVDWIDARIPMTRVYEMHMSKYPAPKNMNFWYVFGFLATIVLINQIVTGIWLTMSYEPSGDGAFASIEYIMRDVEYGWLLRYMHSTGASAFFVVIYLHMFRGMIYGSYQKPRELLWLFGMFIYLALMAEAFMGYLLPWGQMSYWGAQVIISLFGAIPVIGDDLTLWIRGDYVISGATLNRFFALHVIALPLVIVILVFLHIVALHEVGSNNPDGIEVKRKKGSLSEEEKTKWDIHEYYTSKKDIINDVVPFFPHMVLKDLMAFAVFLALCSYVIFFNPAMGGYFLEAPNFEPANPLKTPEHIFPVWYFTPFYAILKAVPHKLGGVIAMFAAIIMLALLPWIDRGKVRSIRYRCGFHKLNLAMFAVVFIILGYAGGTPATSLTEILAPICTLLYFAFFGFLWLYSGNEKTKPLPNRVTK; encoded by the coding sequence ATGTTCAAAAATATTGTAGATTGGATTGACGCGCGTATTCCAATGACCCGTGTATACGAAATGCACATGTCAAAATACCCAGCGCCAAAAAATATGAACTTTTGGTATGTATTCGGCTTTTTAGCGACCATCGTTCTGATTAACCAAATAGTTACAGGTATTTGGTTAACCATGAGCTATGAACCTAGTGGTGATGGCGCATTTGCATCTATCGAATATATTATGCGTGATGTTGAGTATGGTTGGCTGTTGCGTTATATGCACTCCACAGGCGCATCAGCATTCTTCGTTGTTATTTATCTTCATATGTTCCGTGGCATGATTTACGGCTCATATCAAAAGCCGCGTGAATTATTATGGCTATTTGGTATGTTCATTTACCTTGCGTTAATGGCTGAAGCATTCATGGGTTACTTATTACCTTGGGGGCAAATGTCATACTGGGGCGCACAGGTTATTATCTCGTTATTCGGTGCTATTCCAGTTATCGGTGACGACTTAACCTTATGGATCCGTGGTGACTACGTCATCTCAGGTGCAACGCTAAACCGCTTCTTTGCATTACATGTAATAGCATTGCCTCTTGTTATTGTTATTCTTGTATTCTTACACATTGTGGCGTTACATGAGGTAGGTTCTAACAACCCTGATGGTATAGAAGTTAAACGTAAGAAAGGCTCGCTTTCAGAAGAAGAAAAAACAAAATGGGACATTCACGAGTACTACACGTCTAAAAAAGACATTATTAATGATGTTGTACCATTTTTCCCGCATATGGTTTTAAAAGACTTAATGGCGTTTGCAGTGTTCTTGGCGCTGTGTTCGTATGTTATTTTCTTTAATCCAGCTATGGGTGGTTACTTCTTAGAAGCGCCAAACTTTGAGCCTGCGAACCCGTTAAAAACGCCTGAGCATATTTTCCCTGTATGGTACTTCACGCCTTTCTACGCCATCTTGAAAGCTGTACCGCATAAGTTGGGTGGTGTTATTGCGATGTTTGCAGCGATAATTATGTTAGCGTTATTACCGTGGATTGATCGTGGTAAGGTTCGTTCGATACGTTACCGTTGTGGTTTCCACAAGTTAAACTTAGCGATGTTTGCAGTAGTGTTTATTATTCTTGGTTATGCTGGTGGTACACCTGCTACATCACTAACAGAAATTTTAGCGCCAATTTGTACGCTACTTTATTTCGCATTTTTTGGGTTCTTATGGCTGTACAGTGGCAATGAGAAAACTAAACCACTACCAAATAGGGTAACAAAGTAA
- the petA gene encoding ubiquinol-cytochrome c reductase iron-sulfur subunit, whose protein sequence is MSNTPVDSSRRRFLTVATSVVGGVGVVAAAVPFIASWNPSARAKSAGAPVEVDIAKIEPGQMIRIEWQGKPVWVISRTPEMIKTLDSIGDQLRDPSSDEDQQPEFAKNAYRSKRPEIFVAVGICTHLGCSPTYLPNSFSEQVEGVPSGFFCPCHGSKFDMAGRVFQGVPAPLNLVIPPYSYLNDTTVLVGVEEGAA, encoded by the coding sequence ATGAGCAACACGCCTGTAGATAGCAGTCGTCGTCGATTTCTAACCGTAGCAACCTCTGTGGTTGGCGGTGTAGGGGTTGTGGCGGCAGCTGTCCCGTTTATAGCGTCATGGAATCCGAGCGCCAGAGCTAAATCTGCGGGGGCACCTGTAGAGGTGGACATCGCAAAGATTGAGCCGGGGCAAATGATTCGTATCGAGTGGCAAGGTAAACCTGTTTGGGTTATTTCGCGCACACCTGAAATGATAAAAACGTTAGATAGCATTGGGGACCAGCTACGTGATCCATCGTCAGATGAAGATCAACAGCCTGAATTTGCTAAAAATGCGTACCGCTCAAAGCGACCAGAGATTTTTGTTGCTGTAGGTATTTGTACTCACCTAGGTTGTTCTCCAACATATTTACCGAATAGCTTTTCTGAGCAAGTTGAAGGTGTACCGTCAGGCTTTTTCTGCCCTTGTCACGGCTCAAAATTTGATATGGCTGGCCGAGTATTCCAAGGTGTTCCAGCGCCTCTTAACTTAGTTATTCCTCCATATTCATATTTAAACGACACTACAGTGCTTGTTGGTGTTGAAGAGGGAGCAGCGTAA
- the rpsI gene encoding 30S ribosomal protein S9, whose product MADNQYYGTGRRKSSTARVFLKSGTGNIVVNNRPLDEFFGRETSRMVVRQPLELVEMLEKFDAYITVAGGGTTGQAGAIRHGITRALMEFDESMRPALRKAGFVTRDARKVERKKVGLHKARKRPQFSKR is encoded by the coding sequence ATGGCAGATAATCAATACTACGGTACTGGCCGTCGCAAGAGCTCAACAGCTCGCGTATTCCTTAAGTCAGGTACAGGTAACATCGTTGTTAACAATCGTCCTCTTGACGAATTTTTTGGTCGTGAAACTTCTCGCATGGTTGTTCGTCAGCCGTTAGAGCTAGTTGAAATGCTTGAAAAATTTGACGCGTACATCACTGTTGCTGGTGGTGGTACTACTGGTCAAGCTGGTGCGATCCGTCACGGTATCACACGCGCTCTTATGGAGTTTGACGAGTCAATGCGTCCTGCATTACGTAAAGCAGGTTTCGTTACTCGTGATGCTCGTAAAGTTGAGCGTAAGAAAGTGGGTCTACATAAAGCACGTAAGCGTCCACAATTCTCAAAACGTTAA
- the rplM gene encoding 50S ribosomal protein L13, translating into MKTFVAKPESVTRDWFVIDAEGKTLGRMATEIARRLRGKHKAEYTPHVDTGDYIVVINAEKVTVTGAKAQNKMYYSHSGYPGGIKEINFEKLQAKKPEMIIEKAVKGMLPRGPLGRAMFRKLKVYAGAEHNHAAQQPQVLDI; encoded by the coding sequence ATGAAAACGTTTGTAGCAAAACCAGAATCTGTAACGCGTGACTGGTTCGTTATTGATGCTGAAGGTAAAACTTTAGGTCGTATGGCGACAGAAATCGCACGTCGTTTACGTGGTAAGCATAAAGCTGAGTATACTCCTCATGTTGATACTGGCGACTATATTGTTGTTATCAATGCAGAGAAAGTAACTGTAACTGGTGCTAAAGCACAAAACAAAATGTATTATTCACACTCTGGTTACCCAGGCGGCATTAAAGAGATCAACTTTGAAAAGCTTCAAGCTAAAAAGCCAGAGATGATCATCGAAAAAGCTGTTAAAGGTATGTTGCCACGTGGTCCGCTAGGTCGTGCAATGTTCCGTAAACTAAAAGTGTACGCAGGTGCTGAGCACAATCACGCTGCTCAACAACCTCAAGTGTTAGACATTTAA
- the zapE gene encoding cell division protein ZapE: MTPLKKYQQDLLRDDFQYDAAQENAVKHLERLYQDFVARQSTEPKSSGLLAKVLNYFSTEPSTGTPLKGIYFWGGVGRGKTYLVDTFYDCLPTERKLRIHFHRFMHKVHDELKLLPNTANPLNIIADNFKKQFDIICFDEFFVSDITDAMLLGTLIEGLFQRGITLVATSNIVPDDLYRNGLQRSRFLPAIASIKQHTETVNVDSGIDYRLRTLEQAEIYHHPLDEQADLNLNTYFEQLAPELGSRDAQIEIEGRMLKTRYLADGVVMFEFTELCETARSQVDYMELSREFHTVLLANVKSMSAKNDDAARRFIALVDEFYERNVKLIISAEVALEALYTQGNLAFEFRRCVSRLQEMQSLEYLARPHIP; encoded by the coding sequence TTGACGCCTTTAAAAAAATATCAGCAAGATTTATTACGTGATGATTTTCAATATGACGCAGCTCAAGAAAATGCGGTTAAGCATTTAGAGCGGTTATATCAGGATTTTGTTGCGCGTCAAAGCACTGAACCTAAATCATCGGGTTTACTGGCTAAAGTATTGAATTATTTTTCAACTGAGCCATCAACAGGCACGCCATTAAAAGGTATTTATTTTTGGGGGGGAGTTGGTCGTGGTAAAACGTATTTGGTAGATACCTTTTATGATTGTTTACCAACCGAACGGAAATTAAGGATCCATTTTCACCGTTTTATGCATAAAGTGCATGACGAGCTAAAATTGCTACCCAATACGGCGAATCCGCTCAATATTATTGCGGATAACTTTAAAAAGCAGTTTGATATTATTTGTTTTGATGAGTTTTTTGTCTCGGATATTACGGATGCTATGTTGCTAGGTACATTAATAGAGGGACTTTTTCAGCGTGGCATTACCTTAGTGGCAACATCGAATATTGTCCCTGACGACTTATACCGTAATGGTTTACAGCGTAGCCGATTTTTACCTGCCATAGCGTCGATTAAACAGCATACTGAAACGGTGAATGTAGATAGTGGCATTGACTATCGTTTACGCACTTTAGAGCAGGCAGAAATTTATCATCATCCGCTTGATGAACAAGCTGACTTAAATTTGAACACGTATTTTGAACAATTAGCGCCTGAGCTTGGCTCGCGTGATGCGCAAATTGAAATTGAAGGGCGGATGCTTAAGACCCGCTATTTAGCCGATGGTGTCGTTATGTTCGAGTTTACAGAGCTATGCGAGACTGCCAGAAGCCAAGTTGACTACATGGAGCTAAGTAGGGAGTTTCATACGGTACTGCTAGCTAATGTTAAATCGATGAGCGCTAAAAATGATGATGCAGCGCGACGCTTTATCGCGTTGGTCGACGAGTTTTATGAGCGCAATGTGAAACTGATCATATCTGCTGAAGTTGCGTTAGAAGCGCTTTATACACAAGGTAATTTAGCATTTGAATTTAGACGTTGTGTTAGTCGTTTACAAGAAATGCAGTCATTAGAATATTTAGCAAGACCTCATATTCCTTAG
- a CDS encoding YhcB family protein — protein sequence MSFLSTTLIAIVTFLVGLIIGRVWTKRQISTSELQQQVEQTQNELTQYKQDIASHFATTNALMSQLKHNYEEIVTHVDQTSKMLQRSEAKGDLFPFFSKETTEQLQASLDQLQEEKRNKHTPDSQPQDYSQGSSGLLNADKEKSVG from the coding sequence ATGTCATTTCTTTCTACCACATTAATTGCCATCGTTACTTTTTTAGTCGGTTTAATTATCGGCCGCGTATGGACCAAGCGACAAATTTCAACCAGCGAGCTACAACAACAGGTTGAGCAAACGCAAAATGAGCTAACACAGTACAAACAAGACATTGCGTCACATTTTGCGACAACCAATGCACTAATGAGTCAGCTAAAGCACAACTACGAAGAAATCGTTACTCATGTTGATCAAACATCTAAAATGTTGCAGCGTTCAGAAGCCAAAGGCGACTTATTCCCTTTCTTTTCAAAAGAAACCACCGAGCAACTTCAAGCGTCACTTGATCAATTACAAGAAGAAAAACGCAATAAACATACACCCGATAGTCAGCCACAAGATTACTCTCAAGGTTCAAGTGGCTTGCTAAACGCTGACAAAGAAAAAAGCGTGGGCTAA
- a CDS encoding DegQ family serine endoprotease translates to MYYKSLSLSRPNKVIASLVLSTSLLLAPNYATAKIPFSFGQQEMPSLAPMLEQTTPSVVRISVEGNKQVKQRIPEAFRYFFGPRAPSEYAENRPFQGLGSGVIIDADEGYVVTNYHVIDGADDIVVTLKDGRQLDAKKIGGDKASDIALLKIKPEKLTEIKLANSDKIRVGDFAIAIGNPFGLTQTVTSGIISALGRSGLNIEGYEDFIQTDAAINSGNSGGALVNLNGELIGINTAIYGPNGGNVGIGFAIPSNMMSNLVEQIIEYGEVKRGVLGIKGGPVTSELADAMNLSVAQGAFISEVTPDSGASEAGLKAGDVITSVNGIKIKNFSELRSKIATQGAGKKVKLGIIRDGDDELTVTVTLKETDGATLAAKALHQALEGATLINGETVNNIEGVKVTSIDANSPAAQIGLEEGDVILGINRRRIENLAELRKALNNASGVIALNIQRGNSRSYILIR, encoded by the coding sequence ATGTATTACAAATCACTATCCCTATCTAGACCTAATAAAGTTATTGCCTCACTAGTACTTAGTACATCACTATTACTCGCCCCGAACTACGCGACAGCGAAAATTCCTTTCTCATTCGGGCAACAAGAAATGCCAAGTTTGGCGCCAATGTTAGAGCAAACCACCCCTTCGGTTGTTCGTATTTCAGTTGAAGGCAATAAACAAGTTAAACAGCGTATTCCTGAAGCATTCCGCTATTTTTTCGGCCCTAGAGCGCCAAGTGAGTATGCCGAAAACCGTCCATTTCAAGGATTAGGTTCTGGCGTCATTATTGATGCCGATGAAGGCTACGTCGTCACAAACTACCATGTTATTGATGGCGCAGACGATATCGTTGTCACATTAAAAGATGGCCGACAGTTAGACGCTAAAAAAATTGGCGGCGACAAAGCCAGTGATATTGCCTTATTAAAAATAAAACCAGAAAAGCTGACCGAAATAAAACTAGCAAACTCAGACAAAATTCGTGTTGGTGACTTTGCCATTGCGATTGGCAATCCGTTTGGATTAACCCAAACTGTGACTTCCGGCATTATTAGCGCACTTGGCCGCAGTGGCTTAAATATAGAAGGCTATGAAGATTTTATTCAAACCGACGCTGCTATTAATAGCGGGAACTCGGGTGGCGCACTCGTTAATTTAAATGGCGAACTGATTGGTATTAACACTGCCATTTATGGCCCTAATGGCGGCAACGTAGGTATAGGCTTTGCTATTCCGTCAAATATGATGAGCAACCTTGTTGAACAAATAATTGAATACGGTGAAGTAAAACGCGGCGTGCTAGGCATTAAAGGTGGCCCTGTAACATCCGAGCTTGCAGATGCGATGAATTTGTCTGTTGCACAAGGTGCATTTATTAGTGAAGTAACACCTGACTCTGGCGCATCAGAAGCAGGATTAAAAGCAGGTGACGTGATTACTTCTGTAAACGGAATTAAAATTAAAAACTTCAGCGAATTAAGAAGTAAAATAGCCACACAAGGTGCTGGTAAAAAAGTGAAGCTAGGCATCATTCGTGATGGCGACGATGAACTGACCGTAACCGTAACCTTAAAAGAAACCGACGGCGCAACCCTTGCGGCAAAAGCGTTACACCAAGCCCTTGAAGGGGCAACACTAATTAACGGTGAAACAGTTAATAACATTGAAGGAGTAAAAGTTACCTCAATAGATGCAAACTCACCTGCTGCACAAATTGGCTTAGAGGAAGGCGATGTTATTTTAGGCATTAACCGTCGAAGAATTGAGAACCTTGCTGAGCTTAGAAAAGCACTAAACAATGCATCTGGCGTAATAGCCTTAAATATCCAACGTGGTAACTCTCGTAGCTACATACTTATTCGTTAA
- a CDS encoding trypsin-like peptidase domain-containing protein — MRKTLLFLLQSISYGLAIAFLVIIFFPSLRGDLNLNSVIFKSSTQHPPAVSYSAAVRSASPAVVYIYSESFTKDPRYLSQQSRSVELGSGVLMNSDGYILTAYHVIDNADQIAVALQDGRRLEAELVGSDKLTDLALLKIDTDNLPVIPQDPKINPQVGDVVLAIGTPLNLGQTITQGIISATGKKGITGSSHADFLQMDAAINPGSSGGALVNSNGLLVGINAANTNNFQARFNIDVQGIFFAVPYHVAIKVMNKIIEHGRVIRGYLGITGVSINSAGAEVSSTAELVAGILVGSLDPLGPAWNAGLKRGDVLLAIEETRLTNIQEALDIVADTLPGTTLNFTIARDGKKFKVPVLITELE, encoded by the coding sequence GTGCGAAAAACTCTTTTATTTTTATTGCAATCGATAAGCTACGGGTTGGCTATCGCCTTTTTGGTGATTATCTTTTTTCCCTCGTTGCGCGGTGATCTGAACTTAAACAGTGTCATTTTCAAATCGTCTACTCAACATCCGCCCGCGGTATCGTATTCTGCTGCGGTACGCAGTGCCTCACCTGCGGTGGTGTATATTTATTCCGAGTCATTTACCAAAGATCCAAGATATTTAAGTCAACAATCGCGCTCTGTTGAGTTAGGCTCAGGCGTATTAATGAATAGCGACGGTTATATTCTTACCGCTTATCATGTGATTGACAACGCAGACCAAATTGCAGTGGCGCTACAAGATGGTAGACGCTTAGAAGCAGAATTAGTGGGTAGTGACAAGTTAACCGATCTGGCGCTGTTAAAAATTGACACCGACAACCTGCCTGTTATCCCACAAGATCCTAAAATTAACCCTCAAGTTGGTGACGTGGTACTAGCGATCGGCACCCCATTAAACTTAGGACAAACGATTACCCAAGGGATTATTAGCGCAACAGGCAAAAAAGGGATTACAGGTTCAAGCCACGCCGACTTTTTACAAATGGATGCCGCAATTAACCCCGGTAGCTCAGGTGGGGCGTTAGTTAATTCTAATGGGTTACTTGTTGGCATTAACGCAGCCAATACCAATAATTTTCAAGCACGCTTTAATATCGACGTTCAAGGCATTTTCTTTGCTGTGCCTTATCATGTGGCGATAAAAGTGATGAATAAAATTATTGAACATGGCAGAGTGATCAGAGGTTACTTAGGTATTACAGGCGTTTCAATAAACAGTGCTGGCGCAGAAGTAAGTAGCACAGCAGAACTTGTTGCAGGTATTTTAGTGGGTAGCCTTGACCCATTAGGCCCAGCTTGGAATGCAGGGTTAAAACGCGGTGATGTGTTACTTGCTATCGAGGAGACAAGACTGACTAATATTCAAGAGGCGCTTGATATTGTTGCTGACACGCTGCCCGGTACCACACTAAATTTTACAATCGCACGAGACGGCAAAAAATTTAAAGTACCTGTGTTAATCACTGAACTTGAATAA
- a CDS encoding DUF945 family protein: MSLKTIIGSSLGLVVLSGGLTYYTNHQYKTEVGDKIAEANVALSPMMSLSYNVTSSGVFSVDDEITVTLNEKEMNGNASDSEQAVVKITNACTILPLIVNCDSKLVLPSEATAKLAEHDVAEIDYDMGWSMNYWADTIAGHFVMQPFDINANTNAGEAFALNVRGIDIKFEGEAGGEALASVGKINGMKFTAENRNFDIGLISFDSDAKRLGDQYLLGTSDMTFHKLRINTPEEVVALDNYTINTNTTLSDDEQKLNVSAVMALEALNIDAETNPLKTELKDAKLAIELNNLNKDIFAQPMYHDEPLKQMEHVVQLLGEDGLTVKLNQLSGVFNEVKLDSNAQIDVAPFTFADTQTPYGLLERVTFSLDALASQNLVTVFANIKPMIDQFQQQQMVIQNKEGNFTTTVKFADGALTANDKLLRQVF; this comes from the coding sequence ATGTCTTTAAAAACGATTATTGGTAGCTCACTGGGTTTAGTTGTTCTATCTGGTGGCCTTACTTACTACACAAATCATCAGTACAAAACAGAAGTTGGAGATAAAATAGCAGAGGCAAATGTGGCCTTGTCTCCAATGATGTCACTTTCATATAACGTTACTTCGTCCGGTGTGTTTAGCGTTGACGATGAAATTACCGTGACATTAAATGAAAAAGAAATGAATGGTAACGCAAGCGACAGCGAGCAAGCGGTGGTGAAGATTACCAATGCCTGCACAATTTTACCTTTAATTGTTAACTGTGATTCAAAGCTAGTACTACCTTCTGAAGCAACTGCAAAGCTTGCAGAACACGACGTGGCTGAAATTGATTATGATATGGGTTGGTCAATGAATTATTGGGCCGACACGATAGCGGGTCACTTTGTTATGCAGCCATTTGATATTAATGCCAATACCAATGCCGGGGAAGCCTTTGCATTGAACGTACGTGGCATTGACATCAAGTTTGAAGGTGAAGCTGGTGGTGAAGCATTAGCAAGTGTTGGCAAAATCAACGGGATGAAATTTACAGCGGAAAATCGCAATTTCGATATTGGACTAATTAGTTTTGACAGTGACGCGAAGCGCCTAGGTGATCAGTACTTATTAGGCACTAGTGACATGACGTTTCATAAATTGCGCATTAATACTCCTGAAGAAGTGGTGGCATTAGATAATTATACAATTAATACCAATACTACGCTTTCGGATGACGAGCAAAAGCTCAACGTTTCAGCGGTTATGGCATTGGAAGCGCTGAATATAGATGCTGAAACTAATCCTCTTAAAACTGAATTAAAAGATGCGAAGTTAGCAATTGAACTAAATAACTTAAATAAAGATATTTTTGCTCAACCAATGTATCACGACGAACCTCTGAAACAAATGGAGCATGTCGTTCAATTGTTAGGTGAAGACGGGCTAACGGTAAAACTGAATCAATTATCAGGTGTATTTAACGAAGTGAAGTTAGATTCTAATGCACAAATCGATGTTGCGCCTTTTACTTTTGCAGATACGCAAACACCATACGGGTTGCTTGAGCGCGTTACATTTAGTTTAGACGCACTAGCGTCACAAAACTTAGTCACAGTGTTCGCAAATATAAAGCCGATGATTGACCAATTTCAACAACAGCAAATGGTTATTCAAAATAAAGAAGGTAACTTTACTACCACAGTAAAATTTGCGGACGGTGCGTTAACGGCAAATGATAAGTTACTAAGACAGGTGTTTTAA
- a CDS encoding DUF3718 domain-containing protein, protein MKNLLLPLILLSPFAVVPTTASASDLAVSVCEYVSADDKKRLRKFLKSNNLKIRNIFDGVKCNGSDLLSFASAQNAVNTGTLIIKKLPKNTVASLMGNIANADLLSAAQKRAG, encoded by the coding sequence ATGAAAAATTTATTACTTCCTTTAATTTTACTATCTCCATTTGCTGTTGTACCAACTACTGCAAGCGCGTCTGACTTGGCTGTAAGTGTTTGTGAATACGTATCTGCTGATGATAAGAAACGTCTTCGTAAATTCTTAAAATCGAATAACCTGAAAATCAGAAACATCTTCGACGGCGTAAAATGTAACGGTTCTGACTTATTAAGCTTTGCCTCTGCGCAAAACGCAGTAAACACGGGCACACTAATCATCAAAAAATTACCAAAAAACACGGTAGCATCATTAATGGGTAACATTGCAAACGCTGACCTGTTATCTGCTGCACAAAAACGTGCAGGGTAA
- a CDS encoding DUF21 domain-containing protein, translating to MTIDLFIWMGIAVCITQSAIFSGLNLAYFSMSRLQLEVEMMHKNKSAEKILVLREDSNFLLATILWGNVSINVLLTLLSDSVLVGIYSFLFSAVAITFLGEIFPQAYFSRNALKMASLLTPVIKFYQFLLYPVAKPTAIMLDGWLGREGITYFREEELKSIITAHAQANEADVEHVEGVGALNFLEIDKVSVQEEGELLDPSSVLTLPCTLDLPIIPALSSDESSDFIKKVNLSGHKWVVLVNSDNHPLLVLDADGYLRATLMRTEKSEPDPYQFCHRPVVVTSEDCTLGAALQLLKDGPIEEQHSTDVLNHDVILVWTMQDPRVITGADILGRLLKGIGQTEG from the coding sequence ATGACGATTGATTTATTTATTTGGATGGGAATTGCCGTTTGTATCACCCAGTCGGCGATTTTTTCAGGGCTTAATTTAGCTTATTTTAGTATGAGCCGATTACAGCTTGAAGTTGAAATGATGCACAAAAATAAGAGTGCAGAAAAAATTCTAGTATTGCGAGAGGATTCTAATTTTTTACTGGCAACAATTTTATGGGGCAATGTGTCAATTAATGTATTACTAACGCTATTGTCTGACTCTGTATTAGTAGGAATATATTCGTTTTTATTTTCCGCAGTTGCGATCACATTTTTAGGCGAAATTTTTCCTCAAGCTTACTTCTCACGTAATGCCTTAAAAATGGCATCCCTGCTAACACCAGTGATAAAATTCTATCAATTTTTGCTGTATCCTGTGGCAAAACCTACAGCAATCATGCTAGATGGTTGGCTTGGGCGCGAAGGCATTACTTATTTTCGTGAAGAGGAATTAAAGTCCATTATTACTGCGCATGCTCAAGCGAATGAAGCGGATGTTGAGCATGTGGAAGGTGTTGGCGCTTTAAACTTTTTAGAAATTGATAAAGTGTCTGTGCAAGAAGAAGGTGAGCTGCTTGATCCTAGTAGCGTGCTCACATTACCGTGCACACTCGATTTACCCATTATTCCCGCATTATCAAGTGATGAATCTTCCGACTTCATTAAAAAGGTTAATCTGTCAGGGCATAAATGGGTGGTACTCGTAAACTCAGATAATCACCCATTATTGGTGCTTGACGCTGATGGCTACCTTAGAGCCACTTTAATGAGAACCGAAAAGTCAGAGCCTGATCCTTATCAGTTTTGTCACCGTCCTGTAGTGGTAACAAGTGAAGATTGTACGTTAGGCGCGGCCTTACAATTATTAAAAGATGGACCGATTGAAGAACAGCATTCAACAGATGTGTTGAATCATGATGTGATTTTGGTGTGGACAATGCAGGACCCAAGAGTGATTACTGGCGCTGATATTTTAGGCCGGCTATTAAAGGGAATTGGACAAACTGAAGGTTGA
- a CDS encoding mechanosensitive ion channel family protein, which yields MNNSWQHSLSSSYEQLISYLVAYVPQLFGAILLIFIGWIIAWLLSKMTTSLVEFVSNFLNKIIASFLPDKTVDIQPKHARIAGKTVFWVVMLFFFAAATSSLGMEFIATWLKEFLSYLPQILAGAIIILAGYFLGSIAYTMTVAAAETTGFEHSHRLGALVKWIVIFIAIVIGIEQLGINIQFVTTLIIVQLGVLSLGFALAYGLGSSELIKNLVGAKQANKHFQVGDRIKIGEIEGKLMEISSSMIIVETDKGKTLIPARSCMEKISKVIERDGGDDNAPISH from the coding sequence ATGAATAATAGCTGGCAACATTCATTAAGCTCCAGTTACGAGCAGTTAATCAGTTACTTAGTTGCTTATGTGCCACAGCTATTTGGCGCCATACTCTTAATATTTATAGGCTGGATTATCGCTTGGCTCTTATCCAAAATGACCACCAGCTTAGTTGAGTTCGTCAGTAATTTTTTAAATAAAATTATCGCTTCGTTTTTACCCGACAAAACAGTAGACATACAACCCAAACATGCTCGCATAGCGGGTAAAACTGTTTTCTGGGTAGTAATGCTATTTTTCTTCGCGGCTGCCACATCCAGTTTAGGAATGGAATTTATTGCTACATGGTTGAAAGAGTTTTTAAGCTACTTACCGCAAATATTAGCAGGCGCCATTATCATTCTAGCGGGTTACTTTCTTGGCAGTATTGCCTACACCATGACGGTAGCAGCCGCTGAAACTACTGGATTTGAACATAGTCACCGGCTTGGCGCGCTTGTAAAGTGGATTGTGATATTTATCGCTATCGTTATTGGTATTGAGCAGCTTGGTATTAATATTCAATTTGTAACTACCTTAATTATTGTTCAGCTTGGTGTGCTTAGTTTAGGGTTCGCGTTAGCTTACGGGTTAGGCAGCAGTGAGTTAATCAAAAATCTTGTCGGCGCTAAACAAGCGAATAAGCATTTTCAAGTTGGCGATCGCATCAAAATAGGCGAGATAGAAGGTAAATTGATGGAAATATCATCCAGTATGATCATAGTCGAAACTGACAAAGGAAAAACACTGATCCCAGCCCGAAGCTGCATGGAAAAGATCAGTAAAGTGATTGAACGTGACGGTGGCGATGACAATGCACCAATTAGTCATTAA